One window of Papaver somniferum cultivar HN1 chromosome 9, ASM357369v1, whole genome shotgun sequence genomic DNA carries:
- the LOC113310247 gene encoding myosin heavy chain, fast skeletal muscle-like: MFRLHRHKSEKSGEKIDFKFSHFNALQVPKGWDKILVSMVSVETGKTIAKSSKALVRSGKCQWAETLTESIWVALDTSKELEESLLKLVVSMGSSRSGILGETIVNLSNYTSSKSSVPISLPLKKCDHGTVLQFKLQCLTPRATLRKPKLLPNTSNVDSTNEEYDDMDNKSDTSDSTYTRSIGSSSSNHLASNSHPVEFDSRNPSFSASGSRHSSDSIEGSLDRINFSPRNNLNGDNLTGAHESFGSPRNPIYGSGAVDLPRSSNSSFNSKSGSNPQSRRQELVRNSSDALGSSSLRDAASPKDLLEAAEDTIEELLAEARMWERNARKVMVDLETLRKESADQSRNHANLDMELSAANAECDGLKKEIQQLKIMMEEMKKESMAGNSNLHADGVTGIQKELEAEIKFHKESSAAMSLQLQKTQESNLELVSILQELEETVEKQKTELDSLSDIKTKAGDMDNSGVEESSNVPIQLQELDRSHKEMQASMKLLEVKLEDKNKELEMEQNLRKRNLLDIEAESAKLSAKDKEIINLEAKISDLLSAQGSQEMMAFGGGNSNQEVEMLREKVQELEKDCNELTDENLELLYKLKDSKKDLQPGADSIASEPEADLLRSQVHQLEQELEQKHSQFDVAAENFKSQLVGLQSKCADLEIQLQSFQKKAHDLDTQLSETELKGKDHELEITTLKQQLQQYQDEEEKGEIPIEKLESPSSTESIEIFQELYQQLHLALAQVKKPWCNISSNVSIEYEDNMNQDPKFVDLTSQKEQGEAILNRVADLNKLLEEKIKEYEVQYQHSEAVRGLKDASVNEAPVNPEEYKSLEMDLTAKVEEIETLRRCQTELEAQISNLEKEKCQLVENLETLSRENSITSKCLDEVRNDMMVLSSSLDSHVAANKLLEKNSLELESGKHELELHLSELEEENVQLSERISGLEAQLRYLTDEKESGRLELENSKSLAMDLRTEIGRLEAEMETQKVELKQKLHDMQKRWSEAQEECEYLKKANPKLQATAESLIEESSTNQRLNRELKKQKLELHERCTELEAELRESRRSFSDCCQKVEILEAAYAAMHVDIASKEKFLSAELDAILHENKENKEKLIVEDRLLNQRYSEKVVEVENLQREVSHLTEQIGATHDEREKIASNAVLEVSSLRVEKAKLESALQEAQANAKLSEEELRNLQLESRTRDQELISELATSKRNQELLMADHEKIQRSLDSVRSSEEKFKSAVIELERKLSASEYETQQQMQEVVSLKVQLERISHLQDEVLSLKNTLNEIMFEKSKVEAQLQSLTGDCEELKAEKSSLVEKISNMQMSVIEAEGCKRSRVALEEKLLRLEGDLTAKEALCSQEAELKNELSRIKRTNSQLQRKVQCAEEEREECLKKAHALEEELKLKKGGEQRSRSSSMVGSESDTDIKEELNILEGDDRHRDNNGSPRVESEDLLSKIQSLEIELAEALEANEMYKAQLKKLLTEGQQGHTNAPKRSTSEVVTGRKTSVLEAELKDIRERYFHMSLRFAEVEAEREELVMKLKSFKSGKRWFS; encoded by the exons ATGTTCAGATTGCATAGACATAAGTCTGAGAAATCAGGGGAAAAGATTGATTTCAAGTTCTCTCACTTTAACGCTCTTCAG GTTCCAAAAGGATGGGACAAGATTCTTGTGTCTATGGTGTCAGTGGAAACCGGGAAAACAATTgccaagtcaagtaaagctttagtAAGGAGTGGGAAATGCCAGTGGGCAGAAACTTTGACAGAGTCCATTTGGGTCGCACTAGACACTTCTAAAGAACTTGAAGAGAGTCTTCTCAAGCTTGTCGTTTCGATG GGATCATCCAGATCAGGTATTCTTGGAGAAACAATTGTTAACCTTTCAAACTACACCAGCTCAAAGTCTTCTGTTCCTATTTCATTGCCGTTAAAGAAATGTGATCATGGAACAGTTTTACAA TTCAAACTCCAGTGCCTCACTCCAAGGGCAACACTGAGGAAGCCAAAATTACTACCTAACACTTCCAATGTAGATAGTACTAATGAGGAGTACGATGATATGGATAACAAGTCAGATACATCTGATAGTACTTATACTAGGAGTATTGGATCTTCCTCTAGTAACCATTTGGCCAGCAATTCTCATCCAGTGGAATTTGACAGTAGG AACCCAAGTTTTTCGGCATCAGGGTCACGCCATAGCTCTGACTCAATCGAAGGCTCTTTAGATAGAATTAATTTTTCCCCTAGAAACAACTTAAATGGAGACAATCTGACTGGAGCACACGAATCATTTGGGTCGCCGAGAAACCCAATTTATGGTTCTGGTGCTGTTGATCTTCCCCGATCAAGTAACTCATCGTTCAATTCAAAATCAGGCAGCAATCCTCAAAGTCGGAGACAAGAGTTAGTGCGAAATAGTTCAGATGCCTTAGGCTCATCATCACTGAGAGATGCTGCTTCTCCTAAAGATCTTCTAGAAGCTGCAGAAGATACAATTGAGGAGCTTCTTGCAGAAGCTAGAATGTGGGAAAGAAATGCTCGGAAAGTAATGGTTGATCTAGAGACATTGAGGAAGGAATCTGCTGACCAGTCAAGAAACCATGCGAATTTGGATATGGAGCTTTCAGCAGCAAATGCCGAATGTGATGGTTTAAAGAAAGAGATTCAACAGCTGAAAATAATGATGGAGGAAATGAAAAAAGAATCTATGGCTGGTAATTCTAACTTGCATGCAGATGGTGTAACCGGCATTCAGAAGGAATTGGAAGCTGAGATAAAGTTTCACAAAGAATCCAGTGCTGCAATGTCTCTACAGCTGCAAAAAACTCAAGAATCAAATCTTGAGCTTGTTTCTATTCTTCAGGAGCTCGAGGAGACCGTAGAGAAACAGAAAACTGAGTTGGATTCCCTTTCAGACATCAAAACAAAAGCTGGCGACATGGACAATTCAGGAGTGGAAGAGAGCTCAAATGTACCGATACAGCTGCAAGAATTGGATAGATCACATAAAGAAATGCAAGCTTCAATGAAGCTGCTGGAAGTAAAGCTAGAAGACAAAAATAAGGAACTAGAGATGGAACAGAACCTTCGGAAGAGAAACCTCTTGGATATTGAAGCAGAATCTGCCAAGCTATCggcaaaagataaagaaatcattaACTTAGAAGCGAAGATATCTGATTTGCTCAGTGCTCAAGGTTCGCAAGAAATGATGGCATTTGGTGGAGGTAATTCGAATCAAGAGGTTGAGATGTTGAGAGAGAAAGTACAGGAACTAGAGAAGGACTGCAACGAACTTACAGATGAAAACCTGGAACTCTTATACAAGCTAAAGGACTCAAAAAAGGATCTCCAACCTGGTGCTGATTCCATTGCTTCTGAACCTGAAGCTGACTTACTTAGATCACAAGTACATCAGTTAGAACAGGAACTAGAGCAGAAGCATTCTCAGTTTGACGTGGCTGCTGAAAACTTCAAGTCCCAGTTGGTCGGTCTTCAAAGTAAGTGTGCGGATCTGGAAATTCAATTGCAATCTTTCCAAAAGAAAGCTCATGATCTTGATACCCAACTTTCTGAGACTGAACTCAAAGGGAAGGATCATGAACTCGAAATAACTACATTGAAGCAACAATTGCAACAGtatcaagatgaagaagaaaagggtGAAATCCCTATTGAAAAGCTTGAATCTCCCAGCTCCACAGAATCAATTGAAATATTCCAAGAGCTATATCAACAGCTTCATCTGGCTTTAGCTCAAGTAAAGAAGCCATGGTGTAATATCTCCTCTAATGTAAGCATCGAATATGAAGATAATATGAACCAGGACCCTAAGTTTGTAGATTTGACATCTCAAAAGGAGCAGGGTGAGGCTATCTTAAATAGAGTCGCTGATCTGAATAAATTGCTCGAAGAAAAGATTAAAGAATACGAAGTTCAATATCAGCATAGTGAAGCCGTACGAGGGCTCAAAGATGCAAGTGTTAATGAGGCTCCAGTGAATCCAGAAGAATACAAAAGTCTAGAGATGGACTTGACAGCTAAAGTAGAGGAGATTGAAACATTAAGACGTTGTCAAACAGAATTAGAAGCTCAGATTTCTaatcttgaaaaagaaaaatgtcaattggtggaaaacttggaaactctttcaagagaaaatagtaTTACATCTAAATGTTTGGATGAAGTACGAAATGATATGATGGTTCTTAGTAGCAGCTTGGATTCCCATGTTGCTGCGAATAAGTTGCTTGAAAAGAATTCACTGGAGCTAGAAAGTGGAAAGCACGAACTAGAGCTTCATTTGTCTGAGCTGGAAGAGGAGAATGTACAATTGTCTGAACGCATATCTGGTTTGGAAGCTCAGTTAAGGTATTTGACAGATGAGAAGGAATCTGGTAGATTggagctagagaactccaaatcTCTTGCTATGGATCTTAGGACTGAGATTGGAAGGTTGGAGGCTGAAATGGAAACACAAAAGGTCGAACTGAAGCAGAAATTGCACGATATGCAGAAAAGGTGGTCAGAAGCTCAAGAAGAGTGTGAATATCTGAAGAAAGCAAATCCAAAATTACAAGCTACAGCTGAAAGCCTCATTGAAGAATCTAGTACCAATCAGAGATTAAATAGAGAATTGAAAAAGCAGAAACTTGAGTTGCATGAGCGTTGTACAGAATTAGAAGCTGAATTGAGGGAATCTCGAAGAAGTTTCTCTGATTGCTGCCAGAAAGTTGAAATCTTAGAAGCAGCATATGCTGCGATGCATGTGGATATTGCTTCAAAAGAGAAATTCCTGAGTGCAGAATTAGACGCTATTCttcatgaaaacaaggaaaataaagagaaACTAATTGTGGAGGATAGATTATTGAATCAGAGGTACTCAGAGAAGGTAGTGGAAGTTGAGAACCTTCAGAGAGAAGTATCACACCTGACCGAGCAGATTGGTGCAACTCATGATGAGAGAGAAAAAATAGCTTCCAATGCAGTACTTGAGGTCTCCAGTTTACGTGTAGAGAAAGCAAAACTTGAGAGTGCTCTTCAAGAAGCCCAAGCTAATGCGAAATTGTCCGAAGAAGAACTTCGTAATCTGCAACTAGAATCTAGAACTAGAGATCAGGAGTTGATCAGCGAGCTTGCTACGTCGAAAAGAAATCAGGAACTGCTGATGGCTGACCATGAAAAAATACAGAGGTCGCTGGATAGCGTCAGGTCTAGCGAAGAAAAATTTAAAAGCGCTGTTATTGAGCTTGAGCGAAAACTTTCAGCGTCTGAGTATGAAACCCAGCAGCAAATGCAAGAGGTTGTTAGTTTGAAGGTCCAATTGGAAAGAATATCACATCTACAGGATGAAGTACTGTCACTGAAAAACACTCTCAATGAAATCATGTTTGAAAAGAGTAAAGTAGAAGCACAGTTGCAGTCATTAACAGGAGATTGTGAAGAACTGAAGGCAGAGAAAAGTTCACTTGTCGAGAAAATATCAAATATGCAGATGAGCGTGATCGAAGCAGAGGGTTGTAAACGTAGCAGGGTAGCCTTAGAAGAAAAACTTCTGCGGTTGGAAGGTGATTTAACAGCTAAAGAAGCTTTATGTTCTCAGGAAGCTGAGTTGAAAAATGAGCTAAGCCGGATTAAAAGGACGAACAGTCAATTGCAGAGAAAGGTACAATGTGCTGAGGAAGAGAGGGAAGAATGCCTAAAGAAAGCCCATGCCCTTGAAGAGGAACTGAAACTAAAGAAAGGTGGGGAACAACGAAGCAGGTCTAGCAGTATGGTTGGATCCGAATCAGATACAGATATCAAGGAAGAGTTGAATATCTTGGAG GGTGATGACAGACATCGTGACAACAATGGGTCGCCTCGAGTTGAAAGCGAAGATCTTCTGTCGAAAATCCAGTCGCTTGAGATCGAACTTGCCGAGGCGTTAGAAGCAAATGAAATGTATAAAGCACAGCTTAAGAA GCTATTAACTGAAGGACAACAAGGCCACACTAATGCTCCAAAGAGATCGACATCTGAAGTTGTAACCGGAAGGAAGACATCAGTACTGGAAGCTGAGCTAAAAGACATTCGCGAGCGCTACTTCCACATGAGTCTCAGATTTGCTGAGGTAGAAGCCGAGCGTGAGGAGCTAGTGATGAAGCTCAAATCTTTCAAAAGTGGGAAGAGGTGGTTCTCGTGA
- the LOC113310248 gene encoding uncharacterized protein LOC113310248, with amino-acid sequence MDLSVVTVPSVAKFRNLSSLVGPTRLNLFQCCSPLRFGHSCLKSGLLIQARANTRTESPKVLNRRHQKKFNGTSTRPRLSVFCSTKQLYAMLIDDKNKKCLFYASSLQKSIRDNPPCTTIEAAQRVGEELVKACIDLKINEISSYDRNGLARGERMEAFEIAISQYGFLPR; translated from the coding sequence ATGGATTTGTCTGTTGTGACTGTGCCTTCGGTAGCAAAGTTTAGAAATCTGTCAAGTTTAGTCGGTCCAACTCGTTTAAATCTCTTTCAATGTTGCTCTCCTCTGCGCTTTGGACATTCCTGTTTGAAGTCGGGACTATTGATTCAGGCAAGAGCAAATACTCGCACAGAAAGTCCGAAGGTCCTAAACAGGAGACATCAAAAGAAGTTTAATGGCACGTCTACAAGGCCAAGACTGTCGGTGTTTTGTTCAACTAAGCAGTTGTATGCTATGTTAATTgatgataaaaacaaaaaatgcTTATTTTATGCGAGCAGTCTTCAAAAGTCTATTCGAGATAATCCTCCCTGCACCACAATTGAAGCTGCACAAAGAGTTGGTGAAGAGCTCGTAAAAGCGTGCATAGATCTCAAGATTAACGAGATATCTTCATACGATCGAAATGGGTTGGCAAGAGGGGAAAGAATGGAGGCATTTGAAATTGCTATTTCCCAGTACGGGTTCTTGCCACGGTAA